A segment of the Merismopedia glauca CCAP 1448/3 genome:
GGGGGTCCCTCGCAATCGGGTTGGTGGGCTTATCCGCCCGTGAGTTTGCAGAATCCTACGGGTAATTTGATTAATGGTCAGTTTCTCTGGTTGCTTGCCGTAGCGATTTCGGGTGTCGCTTCGATTATGGGCGCGATTAACTTTGTGACTACGATTTTTAGAATGCGTACTACAGGGATGACTTGGTTCAAAATGCCTGTGTTTGTGTGGACAGTGCTTGCCGCGCAGATTATTCAGCTATTTGGGTTGCCAGCCTTAACCGCAGGGGCGGTGATGCTGTTGTCTGATTTAACCTTTGGAACCAGCTTTTTTGACCCAGCTAAGGGCGGCGATCCCGTTCTGTTTCAACATTTTTTCTGGTTCTATTCCCATCCTGCGGTCTATGTGATTATCCTGCCCGTATTCGGGGTTTTCTCGGAGATTTTCCCTGTATATGCGCGTAAGCCTCTATTTGGCTACAAAGTGGTTGCAGTTTCTTCGTTGATTATTACGGGATTAAGTGCGATCGTCTGGGTGCATCATATGTTTGCCAGTGGCACACCTAGCTGGATGCGGATGCTCTTCATGGCGACGACGATGCTGATTTCTGTACCCACAGGGATCAAGGTGTTTGCCTGGGTTGCCACGATCTGGGGCGGCAAAATCAAGCTGACTACGGCGATGCTGTTTGGGCTTGGGGCGCTGGTGATGTTCGTGTTTGCAGGAATTACAGGAGTCATGCTGGCTTCTGTACCTGTGGATATTCATGTAAATAACACTTATTTCGTGGTGGGACATTTCCACTATGTCATCTATGGTGCTACCGTCCTCGGTATCTATGCAGCCATCTACCATTGGTTCCCCAAAATGACGGGACGGATGTATTCGGAAGGTTTAGGGAAACTGCATTTTATCCTGACGTTTATTGGTACAAATGCCTGCTTTTTCCCAATGCACCCTTTAGGGCTACAAGGAATGCCGCGCCGCGTTGCTTCCTACGATCCTGAGTTTGCGTTTTGGAATGTCATTGCTAGTTTGGGAGGCTTTCTCTTGGGAATGTCTACACTGCCATTCATTCTGAATATGGTTGGATCTTGGGTGCAGGGTGAGAAAGCGCCGAAAAATCCGTGGCGAGCGATCGGGCTGGAATGGCTAGTTTCTTCGCCCCCGACGGTAGAGAATTTTGCCGAACTGCCCATTGTGATTTCTGAACCCTACGGCTACGGCAAAGATGAACCTTTAGTTTCTAATCCTGATGAATTGGAGGTGGCTCATGCAACCAATTGACACTTCTCTGGATACTACTTTAACAGCGATCGCTGCTCCAGAAATCTCTCATGCAGCACATCATGACAACCGTATGTTTGGTTTCGTTGTGTTCCTGCTGTCTGAAAGTGTGATTTTCTTGAGCTTTTTTGCGGGATATATTGTTTATAAAACCACATCGCTTGATTGGTTCCCAGCAGGTGTCACAGGGCTGGAAGTGAGAGAACCGATGATTAATACGATGATTCTAGTATCGAGTAGCTTCACCATCTATATCGCTGAAAAATTTCTCCATCACAAAAATCTTTGGGGCTTCCGTGCTTTCTGGCTGCTGACGATCGCGATGGGTAGTTACTTCCTTTACGGTCAAGCAGTGGAATGGGGTGGATTGCCCTTTGGCTTTGGTGATGGCGTGTTTGGCGGTACGTTTTATCTGCTGACAGGATTTCACGGTTTGCACGTACTCACGGGTGTGCTGTTGCAGTTAATTATGTTGGGGCGATCGTTCATTCCCAATGAATACAACCAAGGTTTTTTTGGCATTGAGTCCACGTCGCTGTTCTGGCATTTTGTTGATGTTATCTGGATTATTTTGTTTGGGCTGATCTATGTTTGGCAGTGAGGCGGTTAAATGATTATTGATGACCAATACTACGATCTGATAATTGTAGGCACAGGTGCGGGTGGAGGAACCCTCGCCCAGAAACTGGCTCCCACGGGCAAGAAAATCTTGATTTTGGAGCGGGGCGATTTTATGCCCTTAGAGGAGCAGAATCGCACTAATGTTGATATATTCAAGCGGGAACGCTATCATGCCCCAGAACAGTGGTATGACAGTGCTGGAGAACCGTTTTCGCCCCAAATGAATTATGCCGTTGGTGGTAATACTAAAATTTATGGGGCTGCATTGCTGCGATTTCGGGAACGGGATTTTGAAACAGTTAAACATCAAGCGGGAGTTTCACCGGAATGGTGCGTGAAATACTCTGACTTTGAACCCTACTACACAGAAGCAGAAATGCTCTACAAAGTTCACGGTCAGATCGCGATCGATCCTACAGAACCTCCCCATAGTGCAGATTATCCCTTTCCAGCACTGGTTCAGACACCTGAAATTGCCGAAATTTCTGAAGCGATCGCGAAGCTTGGTCTTCACCCTTCTCCTCTGCCTTTAGGATTAACCCGCGAGGATGACGACCCCACCAACGATGCCGAAGTTAGCGGCATTATCCCTGCTTTAAAGCATCCCCATGTCACCCTGAAAACAGGAGCTAAGGTGGTTTATCTGCACACCAATCCATCGGGTCGTGGGGTGAAAGGGGTGGAAGCTGAGATCGGTGGACAATCTTACCTGTTTCTAGCAGATATTGTCGTACTGGCTTGCGGTGCGGTGAACTCAGCAGCGTTGCTGTTACGTTCGGCAAGCGATCGCCATCCTCAAGGTTTAGCCAACAGTTCCCAGCTAGTGGGACGAAATTTGATGAAAAGCTTGATGACTGTAGTAGTACAACTGAGTAGGAAGGCTAATTCTGGCGTTTTTCAAAAAACCCTATGTGTCAATGATTTCTATGGGGGTGATGCTAATTTCCCTTACCCAATGGGACACATTTATAATTCTGGTGGACTGCTGGCAGACCCGATCTTTGCCGAAGCCCCCCCTCTACTTTCCAGTTTGGCAAAATTTATGCCAGAGTTTGGGTTAAAGCAATTGGCAACCCGTTCGATCGGCTGGTGGATTCAGACTGAAGATTTGCCCGATTCCCATAACCGAGTCCGGGTTGAAGGCAAAAAACTGTTGATTGAGTATACTTCCAACAATAGCGAGGCACACGATCGCTTGATTTATCGCTGGACTGATTTGCTCAAAAGTGTGGAAAAAAATCTCAAGGGGCTTCAACAGGGGATGGTACATCCTCGTGGTGAAGTGCCGATTCAGGTGGTGGCAAACCAGTGTGGTACTTGTCGCTTTGGTAACGATCCCACCACCTCAGTCTTAGATCCCAACTGTCGTACCCATGAGGTGGACAATCTTTATGTGGTCGATAGCAGTTTCTTCCCATCGAATGCCAGCGTTAGTCCAGCTTTGACCATTATGGCAAATGCGTTGCGAGTAGGCGAGCATCTGATCGAACGGTTACGATAAATGGGGTCAAAACCACTTAACTTTTAAGCAAATAGGTGTAACATTTCAAATAGGTAATTTAGATGTCTAGCAGCTTAGTAAGCTAA
Coding sequences within it:
- the ctaD gene encoding cytochrome c oxidase subunit I, coding for MTNLSVEAIAQIEQPLPGAPDNWKRFFSFSTDHKVIGIQYLVTSFFFFLVGGIFAMIIRGELITPESDLVDRAVYNAMFTMHGTVMLFLWTFPVLLGLSNYLVPLMIGAQDMAFPRLNAVAFWMVPVFGSILMASFFIPGGPSQSGWWAYPPVSLQNPTGNLINGQFLWLLAVAISGVASIMGAINFVTTIFRMRTTGMTWFKMPVFVWTVLAAQIIQLFGLPALTAGAVMLLSDLTFGTSFFDPAKGGDPVLFQHFFWFYSHPAVYVIILPVFGVFSEIFPVYARKPLFGYKVVAVSSLIITGLSAIVWVHHMFASGTPSWMRMLFMATTMLISVPTGIKVFAWVATIWGGKIKLTTAMLFGLGALVMFVFAGITGVMLASVPVDIHVNNTYFVVGHFHYVIYGATVLGIYAAIYHWFPKMTGRMYSEGLGKLHFILTFIGTNACFFPMHPLGLQGMPRRVASYDPEFAFWNVIASLGGFLLGMSTLPFILNMVGSWVQGEKAPKNPWRAIGLEWLVSSPPTVENFAELPIVISEPYGYGKDEPLVSNPDELEVAHATN
- a CDS encoding GMC oxidoreductase; its protein translation is MIIDDQYYDLIIVGTGAGGGTLAQKLAPTGKKILILERGDFMPLEEQNRTNVDIFKRERYHAPEQWYDSAGEPFSPQMNYAVGGNTKIYGAALLRFRERDFETVKHQAGVSPEWCVKYSDFEPYYTEAEMLYKVHGQIAIDPTEPPHSADYPFPALVQTPEIAEISEAIAKLGLHPSPLPLGLTREDDDPTNDAEVSGIIPALKHPHVTLKTGAKVVYLHTNPSGRGVKGVEAEIGGQSYLFLADIVVLACGAVNSAALLLRSASDRHPQGLANSSQLVGRNLMKSLMTVVVQLSRKANSGVFQKTLCVNDFYGGDANFPYPMGHIYNSGGLLADPIFAEAPPLLSSLAKFMPEFGLKQLATRSIGWWIQTEDLPDSHNRVRVEGKKLLIEYTSNNSEAHDRLIYRWTDLLKSVEKNLKGLQQGMVHPRGEVPIQVVANQCGTCRFGNDPTTSVLDPNCRTHEVDNLYVVDSSFFPSNASVSPALTIMANALRVGEHLIERLR
- a CDS encoding cytochrome c oxidase subunit 3, producing MQPIDTSLDTTLTAIAAPEISHAAHHDNRMFGFVVFLLSESVIFLSFFAGYIVYKTTSLDWFPAGVTGLEVREPMINTMILVSSSFTIYIAEKFLHHKNLWGFRAFWLLTIAMGSYFLYGQAVEWGGLPFGFGDGVFGGTFYLLTGFHGLHVLTGVLLQLIMLGRSFIPNEYNQGFFGIESTSLFWHFVDVIWIILFGLIYVWQ